Proteins from a genomic interval of Lysobacter arenosi:
- a CDS encoding aspartyl/asparaginyl beta-hydroxylase domain-containing protein produces the protein MKLQVPFIQLPLAFDAGALAAEIAALGDGPWRPHPQGFPGNSMLPLVAVDGDAGNEAFAGAMSPTPELLRCPYLTQVFASLGVTAGRSRLMRLSGHAEVTRHADQGYYWTERVRVHIPVVTQPTVRFECGDAAINMAAGECWIFDTWRQHRVLNDAVESRIHLVVDTVGGGAFWDMVNRGRPHDAPRQGWPQLPVTVQPGVVARFPCETVNVPTVMTPWELNDHLGLLIADAVPHPNLGQVRQISTRFARTWQGLWFEYGDRAEGLPVYRALLQRFIEEIRVPSQPMVLKNELRWYSALMTVVCKFAVSAEQAPAASAAQQRDVGDNA, from the coding sequence ATGAAACTGCAGGTGCCCTTCATCCAGCTGCCCCTGGCCTTCGACGCCGGCGCGCTCGCGGCCGAGATCGCCGCCCTTGGCGACGGCCCGTGGCGGCCGCATCCGCAGGGGTTCCCGGGCAACTCGATGCTGCCGCTGGTGGCCGTCGACGGCGACGCCGGCAACGAAGCCTTTGCCGGGGCGATGTCGCCGACACCGGAACTGTTGCGTTGCCCTTACCTGACCCAGGTGTTCGCCAGCCTCGGCGTCACCGCCGGTCGCAGCCGCCTGATGCGCCTGTCCGGCCACGCCGAAGTGACCCGCCATGCCGACCAGGGCTATTACTGGACCGAGCGCGTGCGCGTGCACATCCCGGTGGTGACCCAGCCGACGGTGCGTTTCGAGTGCGGCGATGCGGCGATCAACATGGCCGCCGGCGAATGCTGGATCTTCGACACTTGGCGCCAGCACCGCGTGCTCAACGACGCGGTCGAGTCGCGCATCCATCTGGTGGTCGACACCGTCGGCGGTGGCGCGTTCTGGGACATGGTCAATCGCGGCCGCCCGCACGATGCGCCGCGCCAGGGCTGGCCGCAGTTGCCGGTAACGGTGCAGCCGGGCGTGGTTGCGCGGTTCCCGTGCGAGACGGTCAACGTGCCGACGGTGATGACGCCGTGGGAACTCAACGACCATCTCGGCCTGCTCATTGCCGATGCGGTGCCGCACCCGAACCTGGGACAGGTCCGGCAGATTTCCACCCGCTTCGCCCGTACCTGGCAGGGCCTGTGGTTCGAGTACGGCGATCGAGCCGAAGGTCTCCCCGTTTACCGCGCGCTGCTGCAGCGCTTCATCGAGGAGATCCGCGTGCCGAGCCAGCCGATGGTGCTGAAGAACGAACTGCGCTGGTACAGCGCGTTGATGACGGTGGTGTGCAAGTTCGCCGTCAGTGCCGAGCAGGCGCCGGCAGCATCCGCTGCACAGCAGCGCGACGTTGGCGACAACGCCTGA
- the ppa gene encoding inorganic diphosphatase: MGLDLVPTGKNPPDEINVIIEIPKDAEPVKYEVDKASGAIFVDRILSTPMRYPCNYGYVPHTLCGDGDPADVLVILPLPLVPGSVIRAVPVGVLKMSDEAGSDEKLIAVPVPKIFGGYAHITDIEQVSQHWLDRIGHFFEHYKDLEKGKWVKIEGWGNAAEAKSILNDAIARYNATSEEDKPKF; this comes from the coding sequence ATGGGTCTGGACCTCGTCCCCACCGGCAAGAACCCGCCGGATGAGATCAACGTCATCATCGAAATCCCCAAGGATGCCGAGCCGGTCAAGTACGAAGTCGACAAGGCTTCGGGCGCGATCTTCGTCGACCGCATCCTGTCCACCCCGATGCGCTACCCGTGCAACTACGGCTACGTCCCCCACACCCTGTGCGGCGACGGCGACCCGGCCGACGTGCTGGTGATCCTGCCGCTGCCGCTGGTGCCCGGCTCGGTCATCCGCGCAGTGCCGGTCGGCGTGCTGAAGATGAGCGACGAAGCCGGCAGCGACGAGAAGCTGATCGCCGTGCCCGTGCCGAAGATCTTCGGCGGCTACGCCCACATCACCGACATCGAACAGGTCTCGCAGCACTGGCTCGACCGCATCGGCCACTTCTTCGAGCACTACAAGGATCTCGAAAAGGGCAAGTGGGTCAAGATCGAAGGCTGGGGCAATGCCGCCGAAGCCAAGTCTATCCTCAACGACGCGATCGCGCGCTACAACGCGACGTCGGAAGAAGACAAGCCGAAGTTCTGA